From the Geminocystis sp. M7585_C2015_104 genome, one window contains:
- a CDS encoding TlyA family RNA methyltransferase, protein MTTKERLDLLLVRLQLCEGRSIAQRLIRAGRVKVGGQIVDKPGTPVALDSKIELLAEMPFVSRGGEKLQKALDEFQVSVEGRICIDGGIATGGFTDCLLQRGAKRVYGVDVGYGQVAWKLRQDSRLVLLERTNFRYLTPQLLYGGNQPPADLAVMDLSFISLTKVLATLWNLLVSPRDAILLVKPQFEVGKGQVGKNGVVRDCQLQAEAVYNVLQHALSLGWYYQGLTFSPIKGPAGNVEYLLWLNDTNKTKSPPSFTEIKQLAHYSQKVLT, encoded by the coding sequence TTGACTACTAAGGAGAGATTGGATCTGTTGCTGGTCAGGTTACAACTGTGTGAGGGCAGGAGCATCGCCCAGAGGTTGATCCGTGCAGGCAGGGTGAAAGTGGGCGGACAAATTGTCGATAAACCAGGCACTCCTGTGGCACTTGACAGCAAAATCGAACTATTGGCAGAGATGCCCTTTGTCTCCCGGGGAGGAGAAAAACTGCAAAAGGCCCTGGACGAGTTTCAAGTTTCTGTGGAAGGCAGGATTTGCATAGACGGCGGTATAGCTACTGGTGGCTTTACCGACTGTTTGTTGCAAAGGGGGGCAAAAAGGGTTTACGGTGTAGATGTGGGTTATGGACAAGTGGCATGGAAACTTAGACAAGATAGCCGCCTAGTACTACTGGAAAGGACTAATTTTCGTTATCTGACACCCCAACTCCTCTACGGCGGCAATCAACCCCCAGCTGACTTAGCAGTTATGGACTTGTCCTTTATCTCTCTTACCAAAGTCCTCGCCACCCTCTGGAATCTACTGGTTTCCCCTAGGGATGCTATCCTTCTGGTAAAGCCTCAATTTGAGGTGGGAAAAGGCCAAGTCGGCAAAAATGGTGTTGTTAGAGACTGTCAACTACAGGCTGAGGCTGTTTACAATGTACTACAGCACGCCCTCTCCCTGGGATGGTACTATCAAGGTCTCACATTTTCCCCTATCAAAGGCCCTGCCGGCAATGTAGAATACCTTCTCTGGCTAAACGACACCAACAAAACCAAAAGTCCACC
- a CDS encoding protein phosphatase 2C domain-containing protein, whose product MTDSFPQIRCIVKKCKAFNPLTEKFCRRCHTPVVKRYLRVGGRLSHNYSVGDLLANRFFLLENNIVLDTRPDLLPTAADEISPIMVSYLRLFSHRLHLPQIYGCIEGEKEAFLLEYDGIPLDDEGKPMHPNLFPLLQDELEKASPLRQVNWLWQMLHLVRPLFKQKVLSSLLAPDNLGTCGSILKIIELRFDGDSPPTIRDFGKLWATFLDKFHPSIRDIIGKIVACIEQSLITDYDQVLEVLDQVAFILGNNYYNRSFKIITATDAGKKRKHNEDSCYPPTNELKNTKSGIDTLVIVCDGLGGQKSGEIASNMAIKIVQEQLKKSYEKTLKETLNSKGWLPLIDAAKIHKAITIANDQITALNDQQKRKERERMGTTIVMAMACAHEIHLASVGDSRVYWITKDACHQLTVDDDLATKEVRMGCGFYRPIAANPRTGALLQALGMDSSRKLTIHIRRFICDEESVFLLCSDGLSDYERVEQYWHSHILPIITEGADLKTTANKLIEIGLGKNGHDNITVALLHAKLEEKTPEAPEAQLSWQHLTEIIPSLASPQPSNTGKPQNLLSLGKREMTMVIAVAAVLLATFLWWHQKSNNNKSSLWHYKSPVTITAPEGVGM is encoded by the coding sequence ATGACGGATTCTTTTCCTCAGATTCGCTGTATTGTTAAAAAGTGTAAGGCCTTTAACCCCCTGACGGAGAAATTTTGTCGCCGTTGTCATACCCCTGTGGTTAAGCGTTATCTACGTGTTGGTGGGAGGCTGTCTCACAATTATTCAGTTGGGGATTTGTTGGCAAACCGCTTTTTTTTATTAGAAAATAACATAGTCTTGGACACAAGACCAGACTTATTGCCCACCGCCGCAGATGAAATCTCCCCCATAATGGTGTCTTATTTACGTCTGTTTAGTCATCGTCTTCACCTTCCGCAAATCTACGGTTGTATTGAAGGAGAAAAGGAAGCCTTCCTCTTGGAGTATGACGGCATACCCCTAGATGATGAGGGGAAACCAATGCATCCCAACTTGTTTCCTCTCCTCCAAGACGAATTGGAAAAAGCCTCCCCCCTTAGACAAGTCAACTGGTTATGGCAGATGCTACATCTTGTCAGGCCACTGTTTAAGCAAAAAGTTTTATCTAGTCTTTTGGCACCCGACAATCTCGGTACTTGTGGTAGTATCCTTAAGATAATCGAGTTAAGGTTCGACGGGGATTCCCCACCAACTATCAGAGACTTCGGCAAGCTTTGGGCTACTTTTTTAGACAAATTTCACCCTTCAATCAGAGATATAATCGGGAAAATTGTCGCTTGTATAGAACAATCTTTAATAACAGATTATGACCAAGTATTGGAAGTTTTAGACCAGGTGGCTTTTATTCTGGGTAATAACTATTACAATCGCAGCTTTAAAATAATCACGGCTACCGACGCAGGCAAAAAGAGAAAACACAACGAAGATTCTTGTTATCCCCCCACCAATGAACTAAAAAATACCAAAAGTGGAATCGATACTTTGGTGATAGTGTGTGACGGCCTGGGAGGACAAAAATCGGGAGAAATTGCCTCCAATATGGCCATAAAAATAGTCCAAGAGCAATTGAAAAAAAGTTATGAAAAAACTCTCAAAGAAACTCTAAATAGTAAAGGCTGGCTACCCCTCATTGATGCTGCCAAAATCCACAAAGCCATCACCATTGCCAATGACCAAATTACAGCATTGAATGACCAACAAAAACGTAAAGAACGAGAGCGAATGGGTACTACAATAGTAATGGCAATGGCCTGTGCCCACGAAATTCATCTAGCCAGTGTAGGCGACTCTCGGGTTTATTGGATTACCAAAGACGCCTGTCATCAGCTAACAGTAGACGACGACTTGGCTACTAAAGAAGTGAGAATGGGTTGTGGCTTTTATCGTCCCATTGCCGCCAACCCTCGCACCGGTGCACTTCTACAGGCTTTAGGCATGGACTCCTCCCGCAAGTTAACCATCCACATCCGCCGATTCATCTGTGACGAGGAATCCGTATTCTTACTATGTTCCGATGGTCTCTCCGACTATGAGAGGGTGGAACAGTACTGGCACTCTCACATACTACCCATCATAACCGAAGGAGCCGACCTGAAAACCACTGCTAACAAACTCATAGAAATTGGTTTAGGAAAAAATGGACATGATAATATTACTGTCGCCTTGCTACATGCCAAACTGGAGGAAAAAACACCAGAAGCCCCGGAAGCACAATTGTCGTGGCAACATCTTACAGAGATTATCCCCTCCCTTGCCTCTCCCCAGCCTTCTAACACGGGTAAGCCGCAAAACCTTCTCTCTCTTGGCAAGAGGGAAATGACTATGGTGATAGCCGTTGCTGCCGTTTTATTGGCAACTTTTCTTTGGTGGCATCAAAAGTCCAACAACAACAAGTCCAGTCTTTGGCATTATAAGTCCCCGGTCACTATTACAGCCCCTGAGGGGGTTGGGATGTAG
- a CDS encoding DEAD/DEAH box helicase family protein, whose product MRKYFRGHKSNQKPCGSLNTQGGIFTQPAWKSFPALGIKRYRYASSFAPLLAVSISKTAPLPHQIEAVYSYVLRLPRIRFLIANASGAGKIIMAGLIIKELKSRHVAQKILIVRPRHLKCQWKRKLKEKFEENFDIFDIRSAKPTGKGFG is encoded by the coding sequence ATACGCAAGTATTTTCGGGGCCACAAGTCTAACCAGAAACCATGTGGATCACTTAATACCCAAGGAGGAATTTTTACTCAACCGGCATGGAAATCATTTCCGGCACTAGGAATAAAACGCTACCGATATGCATCCTCCTTTGCACCCTTATTAGCAGTAAGTATTTCAAAAACAGCCCCTCTGCCTCATCAAATCGAGGCGGTGTATAGTTATGTCTTAAGACTCCCCCGTATTCGCTTTTTAATTGCCAATGCTTCTGGCGCCGGCAAAATCATCATGGCCGGGTTGATTATTAAAGAGTTGAAATCACGACATGTTGCCCAAAAAATACTTATTGTCCGCCCTAGGCATTTAAAATGTCAATGGAAACGAAAACTGAAGGAGAAATTCGAGGAAAACTTTGATATTTTTGACATACGATCTGCCAAACCTACAGGCAAAGGATTTGGGTAG
- a CDS encoding MoxR family ATPase, producing MREKISILKENLSRTIVGKEKAIKLVLVALLSGGHALLEDVPGVGKTLLAKSLAKSINGKFQRIQCTPDLLPSDITGTNVWNPNTREFEFIPGPAFANVLLADEINRATPRTQSALLEVMEERQITVDGVARKVPSPFFVIATQNPVEYQGTFPLPEAQMDRFAISLSLGYPSFEEELEMLERQFNPTAVEELQPCITLEEVLELQKQVSSVRVAKEIQKYIVTLVNASRNDDDITLGISPRGAVVLQKACQAFAFLEGRDYVIPDDIKFIAPSVLCHRLIPAGGKNSRAIVARLLDSVPWE from the coding sequence ATGAGGGAGAAGATTAGCATTCTGAAGGAAAACCTGTCCCGTACAATAGTAGGGAAGGAGAAGGCTATAAAACTGGTACTGGTGGCTTTGTTAAGCGGTGGCCATGCCTTGTTGGAAGACGTACCGGGGGTGGGGAAGACGCTGTTGGCTAAGTCCCTAGCTAAGTCTATCAATGGGAAATTCCAACGAATCCAATGTACCCCGGACTTGTTGCCCAGCGACATTACTGGCACTAATGTATGGAATCCTAATACTAGGGAATTTGAGTTTATTCCTGGGCCGGCCTTTGCTAATGTGTTATTGGCGGATGAGATAAATCGTGCCACTCCTAGGACACAGTCAGCGCTACTAGAGGTGATGGAGGAGAGGCAGATTACGGTAGATGGAGTAGCCAGAAAAGTACCCTCTCCTTTTTTTGTGATTGCCACCCAGAATCCCGTGGAATACCAGGGCACTTTCCCCCTGCCAGAGGCACAGATGGATAGGTTTGCCATCTCCTTGAGTTTGGGTTACCCTAGCTTTGAGGAGGAATTGGAAATGTTGGAGAGGCAATTTAACCCTACTGCGGTGGAGGAATTACAACCCTGTATAACACTGGAAGAGGTGCTAGAGTTACAAAAACAGGTGTCCTCAGTGAGGGTGGCAAAGGAGATTCAAAAGTACATAGTAACCCTGGTAAATGCCTCTCGCAATGACGATGACATTACCCTAGGTATAAGTCCTCGTGGGGCGGTGGTATTACAGAAAGCTTGTCAGGCCTTTGCCTTTCTGGAGGGGAGAGACTATGTGATCCCTGATGATATTAAGTTTATTGCTCCTAGTGTATTGTGTCACCGTTTGATTCCCGCGGGTGGTAAGAATAGCAGAGCCATTGTCGCCCGTCTATTGGACAGTGTGCCCTGGGAGTAG